A single genomic interval of Psychroserpens sp. NJDZ02 harbors:
- a CDS encoding glycosyltransferase, with protein sequence MELRFSFIIPVYNRPVEIEELLESFSKLNGNFTYEIVIVEDGSSIISEAIIDKYKQQLDIAYYFKPNSGPGDSRNFGMRKAKGNYFIILDSDCLLPSNYLLEVSQHLQHNYVDCFGGPDKAHQSFTNLQKAIDFSMTSVITTGGIRGNKISLDKFEPRSFNMGLSKKAFEATKGFGNIHPGEDPDLSIRLWDLGFKTTLIPEAYVYHKRRISWSKFYKQVNKFGSVRPILNTWHPQTKKVTYWFPSLFSLGVIIALLLAAFKIYLPIYLVLFYYSLVFISAVLKTKNLVIAFQTLLAVSIQFFGYGYGFLKSTLLLSAKKDSPENIFPHLFFKTK encoded by the coding sequence TTTACCTATGAAATTGTTATTGTAGAAGATGGGTCTTCTATTATATCAGAAGCCATTATAGATAAGTACAAGCAGCAGCTGGATATTGCTTATTATTTTAAACCAAATTCAGGACCAGGAGATTCTAGAAATTTTGGGATGCGTAAAGCAAAAGGTAATTATTTTATAATCTTAGATAGTGATTGCTTATTACCTAGTAATTATTTATTAGAAGTTAGTCAGCATTTGCAACACAACTATGTCGATTGTTTTGGTGGTCCAGATAAAGCACATCAATCTTTTACTAATCTGCAAAAAGCAATAGACTTTAGTATGACTTCTGTTATAACTACAGGAGGAATTAGGGGTAATAAAATAAGTTTAGATAAGTTTGAACCTAGAAGTTTTAATATGGGGCTATCAAAAAAGGCATTTGAAGCAACAAAAGGTTTTGGAAATATTCATCCTGGAGAAGATCCAGATTTGTCAATTCGGTTATGGGATTTAGGATTTAAAACAACACTTATCCCTGAAGCTTATGTATATCATAAGCGTCGTATTTCATGGTCTAAATTTTATAAACAAGTAAATAAATTTGGTTCAGTTAGACCTATTTTAAACACATGGCATCCACAAACTAAAAAAGTGACGTATTGGTTTCCTTCCTTATTTAGTCTTGGCGTTATTATTGCTTTGCTATTAGCCGCTTTTAAAATCTATTTACCTATATATCTGGTCTTGTTTTATTACAGTTTAGTTTTTATCTCTGCAGTACTTAAAACCAAAAATTTAGTTATTGCTTTTCAAACGTTGTTAGCTGTTTCTATTCAGTTTTTTGGATATGGCTATGGGTTCTTGAAATCTACACTATTATTAAGTGCAAAAAAGGATTCTCCAGAAAATATCTTTCCACATTTATTTTTTAAGACTAAATGA
- a CDS encoding CdaR family protein, protein MTKLSKVYTATLPFGINPINVDDTYVILNKDDAKLNITIETYGFNWLRYAIKRPKLDIDFNTDVVKLDSLFIWSMSRGYPNINKQFSKQKKIISINPDTLVFKYDTNNIKYVPIVLHANIQYAQGFNTLDNVKTIPDSIKLIGPSSILKNIKNVTTQQLDLDHVKTNVNTVLELELDSLSNKVKTNLKQVNLSVKVSKFSEGVVNLPIEIINSPKGKLINYFPKQIAISYSTSLDNFNAISANDFKVVCNYKDAIDNSFLTPEIVKQPDNVKNVRVLQQKIEFIIKE, encoded by the coding sequence TTGACCAAATTATCAAAAGTGTATACTGCTACGCTGCCATTTGGTATTAATCCTATTAATGTAGATGATACTTATGTTATATTAAATAAGGATGATGCAAAGCTCAATATTACTATAGAAACTTATGGTTTTAACTGGCTTAGATATGCTATAAAACGACCTAAATTAGATATCGATTTTAATACAGATGTTGTAAAATTAGACTCGTTATTTATTTGGAGTATGTCAAGAGGTTATCCTAATATAAACAAACAATTTAGTAAACAAAAAAAAATAATTAGTATTAACCCGGATACGTTAGTATTTAAATACGATACTAACAATATTAAATATGTACCCATAGTATTGCATGCTAACATTCAATATGCTCAAGGTTTTAATACCTTGGATAATGTTAAAACAATACCGGATAGCATAAAATTAATAGGTCCAAGTTCTATTTTAAAAAACATTAAAAATGTAACTACGCAACAGTTAGATTTAGATCATGTAAAAACCAATGTCAATACTGTTTTGGAATTGGAATTGGACAGTTTAAGCAATAAGGTTAAGACCAATTTAAAACAAGTTAATTTATCGGTTAAGGTATCTAAATTTTCGGAAGGTGTGGTTAACCTTCCTATTGAAATTATAAATAGTCCGAAAGGAAAACTGATTAATTATTTTCCTAAACAGATTGCTATAAGTTATTCAACGAGTTTAGATAATTTTAATGCTATTTCCGCTAACGACTTCAAAGTAGTTTGTAATTATAAAGATGCTATTGATAATTCGTTTTTAACACCAGAGATCGTAAAACAACCTGATAATGTTAAAAATGTCAGAGTATTACAGCAAAAAATAGAGTTTATTATAAAAGAATGA